Genomic segment of uncultured Flavobacterium sp.:
CGGTTATTTCTATCATTGGTCAGGATTTAAGTACTTTTCATAAACCATACACAGCTTTAATTAAAAATAAAATTGTTCCAATATTATTTAACAACACAGTTACGGGCAAAAACGTGAGTTTGGTTGTTAAAAAAGAAGAATTGAACAAAGCTTTAAACGTAATTCACGGTGAGATTTTTGGAGTTTCTAAAAAAATCAACATTGCAATTTTCGGTCACGGATTAGTTGGCGGAACTTTAATTAACCAAATTTTAGAATCGGCTGCGGCGATCGAAAAACGTAAAGATGTTAAACTGAATGTTTTTGCAATTGCGAATTCTAAAAAATTGCTTTTAAATAAAAATGGCGTAACTTCAAACTGGAAAAATGATATTGCCAGTAAAGGTGAAGCGTATACGATCAAAGACATTATCGCTTATGCAAATGAGTATCATTTAGAGAATTTAATTGCGATTGATAATACGGCAAGTGCATCATTCGTAGAAAATTATATTCCGCTTGTAGAAAGCAGTTTCGACTTGATTTCATCTAATAAAGTGGCGAATACTTTGACGTATGGTTTTTATAAAGAATTGAGAAAAGCTTTGGCAGATAATCAAAAGAATTATTTGTACGAAACCAATGTTGGCGCAGGATTACCATTAATCGATACAATTAAATTATTGCACCTTTCAGGTGAAAATATCACAAAAATAAAAGGAGTTTTCTCTGGAACATTGAGTTATTTATTCAACAATTTCTCTTCAAAAGATGTTCCGTTTAGCGAAATTCTGAAAGAAGCAATTGATAACGGATATACAGAACCGGACCCGCGTGAGGATTTATGCGGAAATGATGTGGGAAGAAAACTATTGATTTTGGCAAGAGAATTAGATTTACAAAATGAGTTTGAAGAGATCTCAATTCAGAATTTAATTCCGGAGCATTTACGCGAAGGAAATGTTACTGATTTCTTAACCAAACTAAAAGAATTTGACCCAATTTATGAGAAAATAAAAGCCGATCAAAAGCCAAATCACGTATTAAGATACATAGGTGAATTGTCTGGAGATTTGCAAAACGACAAAGGAATTCTGGAAGTAAAATTAGTTTCAGTTCCTTCTGATACGGCGCTAGGAGGATTAAAAGGATCAGATTCTTTCTTCGAAATTTATACGGAATCTTACGGAGATCGTCCAATTGTTATTCAGGGAGCCGGTGCAGGTTCTGCGGTAACTGCGAGAGGAGTTTTTGGTGATATTTTGAGATTATCTGATAAAGGATAATTTGATTTTAGTCCCGAGATTTCGGGAGCAGATTTTAGAATATTGAGATAAATTTAGATATAAGAGACAAGTAATATTTATATGGATTATTTTAGGAAAAGTATATTATTGATAATTTCATGTATTGGTCTTGTAGTATCATGTAAAAAAGAAAAAGTAGAACCGGTTATTCCCAAAAAAGCATTTGTTTATGCGCTTAAAAATATTGTTGATGCGATTAAAGAAGGTGATTTACAAAAAGTAAAGCAATACATTGATAAAGGAGGTGATCCTAACAGCAGGTGTCAAGGTTATACAAGAGGCGGTAGAGAAGAAGGACAAGAAAATATATCAGATAAAGACTGGACTATTTTAATGTATGCTGTTTTTCATAATAAGCTCGATATTGCTAAATTTCTTTTAACAAAAAAGGCAGATATAAATGCAGTAAACGCAGTTGGACACAGTGCTTTATTTTTGGCCTGTGCTCATAACAATGAAGAAATGGCTTTGCTGCTGATAGAAAATGGAGCAAATGTAAATATTGGAAAAGATGATTCCGGAACGAGCGCATTGCAGTGGGCATTGGCTTATGATTTGAACGATGTGTCTTTAAAATTAATTAATAAGGGAGCCGATTTAAATACTTTTTCAACAGAGACAGGAAGGTCGGTTTTAATGGATGCATTTTTTTCTGATAGTATAAAACCTGTCGTTGCTCATAGAATTATTGATCTGGGAGGGAATGTTCGTTTTGTAGATTCTAAAAACAAGGAAACCCCTTTAATGTGGGCCTGTAGAAAAAATGATACAACCTCAGTAAAAAAGATGATTAAAAAGGGAGCCAATGTAAACCTTGAATCAGATAGAGGTTATACAGCTTTAGAGTTTGCAGCTGGAAATGCTGTTCAAGATGCAGGATTACTTCGTTATTTAGTAAGTAAAGGAGCAAAGATTAATAGTGAAAATGTTCCTTTGGTGGATGCAGTATATAGTGGAAGTCTTGAAAAAGTAAAGTTTTTGGTCGAAAATGGTGCAGATGTTAATAAACGAAAAGCGATGAATGGAATTTCGCCATTGTTTGAAGCTGGATTTAATACCCATTATAACATTGCAGTATATCTAATCAATAATGGTGCTGATGTTAATATAGAAAATTTTGATGGTGAAAGCGTTCTTTATCATTCATTAACAAGTTTCAAAGGAAGTTATGAAATAGTGAAACTGCTAATTGATAAAGGAGCGAATGTGAATTTTATAAATAATGATAAAAGTACTGCTCTGATGAAAGCTGCTGAATATAATTTGCCGGATATTGTGCAGCTTTTAATAGAAAAAGGAGCAAATAAAGAAGGTGTGAATGTTTACGGAAAAACAGCAAAAATGTATGCAGAAGAATCAGCAACCAGAACTGGGGATGATAAAATATTGACCTTTTTTGAATAAAACAAAACAACTTAGGAAAACAAAAAAATAACAACACAATGAAAGTAACTTTAAACAGAGTAAACGACGCGTTTCATTTTAAACTCAAAAATGAAAGAGGTCATATAGTTGACGTTGATAGCAGAGCCGAATTTGGCGGAAGCGATTTAGGTGCAAGTCCAATGGAATTAGTATTGATGGGAGTTGCGGGATGCAGTGCCATTGATATGATTTCGATTTTAAAGAAACAACGTCAGGAAATAACATCTTTTAATGCTGAGGTCGAAGGAGAACGTGTACAGGTTGGAGAAGCAAAACCTTTTAAAGAAATTAATGTCATTTTTCATTTAGAAGGCGATATCAATCCTGAAAAAGCTAAAAAAGCAGCACAGCTTTCTTTCGAGAAATACTGTTCAGTTTCTAAAACAATTGAGCCAACAGCTACAATAAAATATAAAGTTGTATTGAACAACGAAGCATTATAGAATTAGAAAATTAGTCAATAAGAGAATTTTTAAGCTGGCTATTAAGTAATGACTCACTTTGGATTTTAAATTTTGGTTTTATAGATAGTAAAAACCTGAAACTTGAAACCTGAAACAAGAAAAACAAACACAATGAATACAGAAGAATTTGGTTTTGAAACTCAAGCCATAAGAACACAATTAGAAAGAACTCAGTATCTAGAGCATTCGGTGCCATTATACTTATCGTCAAGCTTTGTATTTGAAGATGCCGAAGATATGAGAGCTTCTTTTACAGAAGAAAAAGAAAGAAATATATATAGCCGTTTTAGCAACCCGAATACAACAGAATTTGTTGATAAGATTTGCAAAATGGAAGGTGCTGAAGCTGGTTATGCTTTTGCAACCGGAATGGCAGCCGTTTATTCTACTTTTGCAGCTTTGTTAAATGCTGGAGATCATATTGTGTCGGCGAGCAGTGTTTTTGGTTCGACGCATGCTTTGTTTATGACTTATTTTCCAAAATGGAATATCGAAACTTCGTATTTCGATATCAATAAGCCGGAAACAATTGAGAGTTTTATTAAGCCTAATACAAAAATATTATACGCGGAATCTCCAACAAATCCGGGTGTAGATGTAATTGATTTGCAATTATTGGGAGATATTGCTAAAAAACACAATCTGATTTTAATTATCGACAACTGTTTTGCAACACCATATCTTCAGCAGCCAATTAAATTTGGAGCGCATTTAGTTGTTCATTCAGCTACAAAATTAATCGACGGTCAAGGTCGTGTTTTAGGCGGAGTTACTGTTGGAAGCGAAGATTTGATCAGACAAATTTATTTATTCTCAAGAAATACAGGTCCGGCTTTATCACCGTTTAATGCTTGGGTTTTATCTAAAAGTTTAGAAACGTTGGCAATTCGCGTAGAAAAACACTGCGAAAATGCTCTGAAAGTAGCTGAGTTTTTAGAAGCGCATCCAAATGTGAATAGCGTAAAATATCCGTTTTTAAAATCGCATCCACAATATGAAATTGCTAAAAAGCAAATGAAATTGGGAGGAAATATTATTGCTTTTGAAATTAAAGGCGGAATCGAAGCGGGAAGAAAATTCCTGAACGCAATAAAACTTTGTTCACTATCTGCTAACATTGGAGACACAAGATCAATTGTAACACATCCTGCATCAACCACACATAGTAAATTGTCTGAAGAAGATCAATTGGCAGTGGGAATCACGCAAGGTTTAGTGCGCGTTTCTGTAGGTTTAGAAACGGTAGCAGATGTAATTGCCGATCTGAAGCAAGCGCTTGATTAATTTTAGGTTATCTAAATTATATAATGACGATTTTTGACTGTAAATTTATTACTGTTAAAAATCGTCATTCTTTTTGGTGGTTGTTTCAGTAAAAAATATATTTTTGTCATTAACGAAATTAAAAAACAATTAATTAACTAAAAACCTACCAATCAAAACATGAGCAATTCTACTTACACTCTTGACGAGAAATTATTAGTTACAGGCGGACAGCGATTCCTTAATTATCTTTTAGATAACATCTTTATTTTGGCATTAATATTTCTCTTAGGCGTTTTTTTAGCTCTTTTTGGAAGTCTTTTAGGGCTTACCGGACTGTTAAGTTGGCTGGATAATATTAGCGATTTAGAAGGAAGAGTTCTTTTTGTTGTTGTCACTATATTTTATTACAGCATTATGGAAGGTTTGTTTGGGAGATCTTTAGCGAAATTTATTACAGGAACAATTGTAGTCGATGAAAACGGAATTAAACCTTCATTCGGGGCTATTTTTAAAAGAAGTTTATGTAGAATAATCCCTTTTGACGGACTTTCATTTTTAGGAAGTTCAGGAAGAGGATGGCATGATTCAATGTCAGATACCTATGTAGTTAATAAAAAAGCTTTAGAAGAAGAAGTAAAAATATTCAAAGAATTTAGTTTAATTGGTGTAAACGATACAAATTAATTAAAC
This window contains:
- the thrA gene encoding bifunctional aspartate kinase/homoserine dehydrogenase I, yielding MKILKFGGKSLSNGEGLSKVVSIISDKVNQGEKIAVVVSARGNATDELEDILRIAAKNGNYKPLLESFKAYQTSDYPQVDLSEEFNILDKLFEGVSLIGDYSNKIKDQILSKGELLSAKLLTSILIEKGIPANFVDTRELLKTDSKFGDAQPLEQLSKKNVINYFKLHNGETVNIVTGFIGSNNNNDTTTLGRNGSNYTASLIANYLDAEELQNFTHVDGIYTANPDLVADAKKIEYLSFNEANELANFGATILHAKTIIPLLEKNIPLRILNTFNHENRGTLITSDSAKEGIKTLSVLENVSLVNLEGRGLLGKSGVDARIFKVMGDHNISVSIISQGSSERGIGLVVATEKATLAMVELEKEFENDFYSKDVNQITVTDNVSVISIIGQDLSTFHKPYTALIKNKIVPILFNNTVTGKNVSLVVKKEELNKALNVIHGEIFGVSKKINIAIFGHGLVGGTLINQILESAAAIEKRKDVKLNVFAIANSKKLLLNKNGVTSNWKNDIASKGEAYTIKDIIAYANEYHLENLIAIDNTASASFVENYIPLVESSFDLISSNKVANTLTYGFYKELRKALADNQKNYLYETNVGAGLPLIDTIKLLHLSGENITKIKGVFSGTLSYLFNNFSSKDVPFSEILKEAIDNGYTEPDPREDLCGNDVGRKLLILARELDLQNEFEEISIQNLIPEHLREGNVTDFLTKLKEFDPIYEKIKADQKPNHVLRYIGELSGDLQNDKGILEVKLVSVPSDTALGGLKGSDSFFEIYTESYGDRPIVIQGAGAGSAVTARGVFGDILRLSDKG
- a CDS encoding ankyrin repeat domain-containing protein, translating into MDYFRKSILLIISCIGLVVSCKKEKVEPVIPKKAFVYALKNIVDAIKEGDLQKVKQYIDKGGDPNSRCQGYTRGGREEGQENISDKDWTILMYAVFHNKLDIAKFLLTKKADINAVNAVGHSALFLACAHNNEEMALLLIENGANVNIGKDDSGTSALQWALAYDLNDVSLKLINKGADLNTFSTETGRSVLMDAFFSDSIKPVVAHRIIDLGGNVRFVDSKNKETPLMWACRKNDTTSVKKMIKKGANVNLESDRGYTALEFAAGNAVQDAGLLRYLVSKGAKINSENVPLVDAVYSGSLEKVKFLVENGADVNKRKAMNGISPLFEAGFNTHYNIAVYLINNGADVNIENFDGESVLYHSLTSFKGSYEIVKLLIDKGANVNFINNDKSTALMKAAEYNLPDIVQLLIEKGANKEGVNVYGKTAKMYAEESATRTGDDKILTFFE
- a CDS encoding OsmC family protein is translated as MKVTLNRVNDAFHFKLKNERGHIVDVDSRAEFGGSDLGASPMELVLMGVAGCSAIDMISILKKQRQEITSFNAEVEGERVQVGEAKPFKEINVIFHLEGDINPEKAKKAAQLSFEKYCSVSKTIEPTATIKYKVVLNNEAL
- a CDS encoding aminotransferase class I/II-fold pyridoxal phosphate-dependent enzyme — encoded protein: MNTEEFGFETQAIRTQLERTQYLEHSVPLYLSSSFVFEDAEDMRASFTEEKERNIYSRFSNPNTTEFVDKICKMEGAEAGYAFATGMAAVYSTFAALLNAGDHIVSASSVFGSTHALFMTYFPKWNIETSYFDINKPETIESFIKPNTKILYAESPTNPGVDVIDLQLLGDIAKKHNLILIIDNCFATPYLQQPIKFGAHLVVHSATKLIDGQGRVLGGVTVGSEDLIRQIYLFSRNTGPALSPFNAWVLSKSLETLAIRVEKHCENALKVAEFLEAHPNVNSVKYPFLKSHPQYEIAKKQMKLGGNIIAFEIKGGIEAGRKFLNAIKLCSLSANIGDTRSIVTHPASTTHSKLSEEDQLAVGITQGLVRVSVGLETVADVIADLKQALD
- a CDS encoding RDD family protein: MSNSTYTLDEKLLVTGGQRFLNYLLDNIFILALIFLLGVFLALFGSLLGLTGLLSWLDNISDLEGRVLFVVVTIFYYSIMEGLFGRSLAKFITGTIVVDENGIKPSFGAIFKRSLCRIIPFDGLSFLGSSGRGWHDSMSDTYVVNKKALEEEVKIFKEFSLIGVNDTN